One Nitrospira sp. genomic window, AGCACTCGGTGTTACAGCCATGATCAATCTCGTCAATCCGAATGGGACCCTATACAAATCTTCGGTTGCCGTTCGAGAATTGTATGAGGTCGAGCAATTGCTGGCCGGGGCACCTCCCCATTCCAGCCAGCCTGGTTTCAACGGACTCCGCTCCCCAGCTTGGCCAGAGGATATTTTGGGGGCGATCGATTCAGGACGCACGGAACGTGGTCGCGTCCTCTACAAAGATCTGTGCCAGGGCTGTCACCTTGCGCCGGTGAACGAACCTGCATTTTGGGAGGACCACCGCTGGCAAGCTCCGAACGCGGTGGGAGAACAATATCTCAAATTAGTTGAAATTCCCGTGAGAATCATTGGGACCGATCCAGCGCAAGCAGCAGTTTTGCATACGCGCAAGGTCACGCTGCCACCGTACCTTGGCCTTGACGGAACTTCCGATGCTGGCGGAACCGTGGTCACGAATACGTTTGGAGCGGCACTCGCAGCTGTGGTCGAGCGATCGGTCAACGTGTGGTACGACGAGCACAAGCTTTCACCATCCGATCGTGATCGGTTCAATGGTCATCGTCCGAATCTGCTCCAAGCCAAAGAAATCTATAAAGCCCGTCCGCTCAACGGCATTTGGGCGACTCCACCATTCCTCCATAATGGTTCGGTGCCGACCATCTACTCGCTCCTCTCGCCTGTCGAAGAGCGCCCCAAGACCTTTTGTTTAGGTAACCGGGAGTATGATCCTGAACAGATGGGGTATCGCACTGAGTGCTCGACCGGGATGTTCCAACTCGATACATCCATCGACGGCAATCACAATACTGGTCACGAATTCAGGAACGGGCCGAAGGGGCAGGGTGTAATCGGTCGCGAGCTTAGCCATGAGGAGCGGCTTGACCTGCTTGAGTTTCTCAAACGTCTGTAAGCGGAAACAAATGGTACGGAAGTCTTAAAAGATATCAGCAACGTTTGACCGTTGCGCGTCTCAGTGAATGCATAATCCATCGCCGATGTGGGCCTAAGTCTTAGTATGAAAGTAAACATGAGTCGCGCTTGTGTCGTGTGCTCCATCTGAGTGCTTTTTGAACTGCAAGAAAATATGGCTCAGCTAAATCACCTACTGTACATCTGTCCCAATCCTCGAAAACGTTTGGCCATCAGGCGGCGCTATCCTAAGATGGCGGGATGTCAGCCAATGCCGCGCGGGTTCCCTCCTATCCACCGGATATCGGACGTTCTGCCAGTTTTCCAGTCGAGACCGATACCGGACTGATCTGCCTCCTTATTCTTGCGCGATTTCATGCCCTCCCCGCTGATGGCGCCCAGCTTCGGCATCAGTTTGCGCAGTCCGGACAGGTGCTCTCCGATACGGATCTGCTCCGTGCTGCCAAACATCTGGGCATGAAAGCCGGGCTGGTCAAGACCACATGGAACAGACTACCCGGGACACCGTTACCGGCTTTGGCCAAGCGAGCGGATGGGCGCTACCTCGTCTTAGCTAAACTCGAAGGGGAGAAGGTGCTGGTCCAAGATCCCGTCGAAGGGCGCCCCCTGGTGTTCGCTCGAGAACAGTTCGAAGGAATCTGGACCGGCGAATTGTTGCTCTTCACGAAGCGGGCCAATGTCCGTCTCCAAGACCTGAAGTTCGATTTCACCTGGTTCATCCCTGCGATCGTCAAGTACCGAAAATTTTTCGGCGAAGTCCTGATCGCCTCATTCTTTCTCCAGCTCTTTGCCCTCGTGACGCCGCTCTTTACCCAAGTGATCATCGATAAGGTGCTGGTGCATAAGGGGTTTACCACGCTCCATGTGTTGGCCATCGGAATGATCGTGCTGGCGATCTTTGAGGCACTCTTGGGCGGGCTTCGTTCCTATCTGTTTGCCCATACGACAAATCGGATTGATGTCAGCCTGGGCGCACAACTCTTTCGCCATGTCTTGGCGCTTCCTCTTTCCTATTTTGAAGCGAGGCGCATCGGCGATACGGTGGCACGGGTCAGGGAGTTAGAGCAAATCCGTCAATTCTTGACCAGCCATTCGGTCACCGTGGTGCTCGACGTCTTCTTTACCGTCGTTTTTCTGACCGTGATGTGGTTCTACAGTCCGACACTCACCCTTGTGGTGATGGCGTCGTTGCCGATCTATGCGTTGTTGTCCGTGGCGATTACCCCGGCGATTCGTGCTCGGTTGCATGAGAAGTTCAACCGCGGCGCTGAGAACCAGGCCTTCTTGGTGGAAGCGGTCAGCGGGATTCAGACCGTGAAGGCCCTGGCGGTGGAGCCGCCGCTGATGCGGAAATGGGAGGAGCAGCTGGCGGGCTATGTGCAAGCGAGTTTCCGTGCGACGAGCTTGATGACGATCGCTGGGCAGTCTGCCACGTGCGTGCAGAAAGTTACCACAGTGGCTGTGCTATGGCTGGGAGCCTATCGTGTGATCGGCGGCGACCTCAGCATCGGGCAATTGATTGCCTTCACCATGCTGTCGGCCCAGGTGACGGGACCGCTCCTCCGTCTGGTGAATCTCTGGCAGGAGTTTCAGCAGGTCGGTATTTCAATCGAGCGTCTGGGTGATGTACTCAACACGCCGCCGGAGCCGTCGTACAACCCGAACAGGACGACGCTGCCGCAGGTCACAGGGCAGGTGCAATTTGACGAGGTCACATTTCGGTATCGACATGATGGGCCGGAGGTCGTTCGCAAACTGTCCTGTGTCATTGAGCCTGGCCGGATGATCGGGATCGTCGGGCGCTCAGGGTCCGGGAAAAGCACGATCGCGAAGCTACTGCAGCGGCTCTATGTGCCGGAGCGAGGACGGATCCTCGTCGACGGCGTCGATCTTGCTCAGGTTGACCCCGCCTGGTTGCGAAGACAAGTAGGTGTGGTGCTGCAAGAGAACTTCCTGTTCAACGGTTCAGTGCGGAGCAATATCGCGCTGACCGATCCCGGCCTGTCGATGGAGCAAGTGATTCAAGCGGCGAAGTTGGCCGGCGCCCATGAGTTTATCCTGGAATTGTCGGACGGCTACGACACGGTGCTCGGCGAGCATGGGTGTACCTTGTCGGGCGGGCAGCGCCAGCGGATTGCCATCGCCAGGGCTTTGGTCGCGAACCCCCGTATTCTGATTTTCGATGAGGCCACCAGTGCCCTCGACTATGAGTCTGAAGCGGTGATTCAGCGGAACATGGCGGAGATTGCCAAGGGACGGACGGTCGTGGTGATCGCCCATCGGCTGAGCACGGTGCGGCCGGCCCATCGCATCTATGTCGTCGAACGGGGCGAGATTGTCGAGCAGGGGTCGCATGACCAACTGCTCGGCCTCGGCGGATTGTACGCGCGGTTGCATAAGTATCAAAGCGGCGAGGGACCAATCGAGATGAAAAGTAAGGAGTGAAGCGATGGGCTGTTTCTCGTAACCCGTAACTTGAAACCTGAACCGCAACGCTGAGGTGGCATGGTGTTCGGTACGCTCTCACGACAGTGGACGGTGTGGAAGGCGGCTTGGCAGGCTGAATCACGCCAGCCCTCCGGCATCGTCGCCCCGAGTGGACGGGCTTCGGAATTCCTTCCGGCGGTCTTGGAACTCCAGCAGGCACCTCCCTCGCCGATCGGGCGCGCGCTCATCTGGACGATTGTGTCGGCCTTCACAGCGGCTGTGTTGTGGGCCTCATTCGGCTGGATCGACATTGTCGCGACCGCGCAGGGCAAGATCATTCCCAGCGGCTATTCCAAGATCATCCAACCCTATGAAACCGGCGTGATTGCCGCCATTCATGTGCAGGATGGGCAAGTGGTGAAGCAAGGCGATCTACTGATCGAGTTGGATGCCACGCTCAATCGTGCCGATCAGGATCGTGCCTCACACGAACAGCGTGCAGCGAAAGTAGAAGCGGCCCGGTTGCGGGCCCTGATAAAGGGGCAGGCCGTCTTCGACGCTCCTGCCGATGCCGACCACACCTATGTCTTGCTGCAGCAACAGTTGTTACGTGATCAGTTGGCGGAGTATCAGGCCAAGGTGGCCGCGGCACAGCACCTCATGGATCAGCGCCGGGCGGCGGTCGAGCAAACCCATGAGAATATTCTCCGTTTGGAAGCCACGGTGCCGATGGAGGTCGAGCGGGCTGAGGCCTACAAGAAGTTGTTGGACCATGAGGCTGTCACCAAAATGGATTTTCTCCAGGCCGAGGGGCAACGGATCGACAAGGCGCAGGAGTTGGCCGCACAGAAAAAGAAGTTGGTCCAAGATCGGGCCGCGCTCGCAGAGGCTGCACAACACTATCGAGCCATGGTGTCGGAGTTCCAACAGAACAAGCAGGCCGAACTGTCCGTTCTGGAAACCAAGACGGCCTCGCTCGCACAGGAAGTGACAAAGGCGGGTCAAAAGGCCGGGTTGCAGCGACTGATGTCCCCGATCGACGGGGTGGTACAGCAGCTCGCCGTCCATACGGTTGGCGGCGTCGTGACACCGGCTCAGCAGCTGCTCATTATCGTGCCACGTGAGCATCCCGTGGAGATTGAGGCGCAGGTGGAAAATAAGGACGTCGGGTTTGTGAAAGAAGGGCAGCCGGTCGAGATCAAAGTCGAAACGTTTCCGTTCACCTTATATGGGACTATTCCTGGCCATGTGCTGACGGTTTCCGACGATGCCGCTTCCATTGAAAAGGTCGGGCTCGTCTATCCCACCAGAGTCAGTATGGAGCGATCCACGATCCACGTCGAAGGCAAGCAGGTGAATCTTTCTCCGGGGATGGCGGTGACGGTCGAGATCAAGACCGGGCAGCGCCGGATCATCGAGTACCTGCTGAGCCCATTACTCAAGTCGGTAAAAGAAAGTCTGAGGGAGCGCTAGGAAGGGATGTATGCCATGAGGCGTAGGGGGGAGAAGTGAAACGTGAGAGGTGAACGGTGAAGGGTGAGCGGGGAGCACAAGAGAAGCTCTGCCTCCGTGATCGGTGTGGAGTGGTTAGTGTGATCCTCCTCACGCTTGTGGCCACGATGAGTGCGGCGTGGGCTGCTGATGAGGGGAACCGTAGTCCTTCGACGCCTGTGCCAATGTTATCCTTAACGTTACGTGGTGCGTTGACGGCTGCGGCTGACAACAATCCGGATGTGTTGCTGTACAAGGAACGGATTCAAGAAGCCAAAGGCCAGGTGCAGACACAGTTGGGAGCCATGCTGCCTAATCTGTCCGCCGATGTTCGGCAGAGCAGACGGACGCAATTTCTTGGCACCATCGGCCTCTCTCCTGTGCGCACGGATCCCTTCAGCATTTTCGATGCTCGGGTCAGCGCGACGCAAAACCTGTTCAGCCTCAGCTTGATTCAACGATGGCGGGCATCGCGCGAGTCGCTCCATGTCACGGAGCAGGAGTCGGAAGCCAAAAAGCTCGATACGATGGCCACCGTGGCCTTGGCGTACATGGAGGGCTTAAAAGCCATGGCTACGATCAAGGCACATGAGTCGAACCAGCAGATCATGCAAGAGTTACTTGAGACTGTGAGGCAGCGGCAGCGCGGGGGGCTGGCCACAGGGCTCGAGATTGCACGATTGGAAGCACAACTGGCGGCGGAGCGACAGCAGAACTCCTCGGCACGATATGAGCTCGATCACGCCAAACTGAGCCTGATCAATCTGCTGGCGTTACCGGCGAATAGTGTTGTGGCACTGACCGACGAGTGGCCCTCAACTGTGCCAGAGGTTCCATTGTCGCAGCAAGCTATTGAAGACGCGCTTGGTCAACGTCCAGAGGTCGGTGCGCAGTACACCCGTGTGAGAGCATCCGAATTGACCTATGCTGCTATGACTGGGGAACGGGTGCCATCACTAGTGGCACAGGGCGATTATGGGCTCGTCGGCAACCGCTGGAACAATACCCTCGATACGTATAGCATGGCGTTGATTCTTCAGATTCCCATCTTTGATGGCGCGCAACGTGAGGGCCGCATTGCGCAGGCGCGAAGTCAGTGGCAACAGGAAGCCCTCCGGATGAAGTC contains:
- a CDS encoding TolC family protein; translation: MVSVILLTLVATMSAAWAADEGNRSPSTPVPMLSLTLRGALTAAADNNPDVLLYKERIQEAKGQVQTQLGAMLPNLSADVRQSRRTQFLGTIGLSPVRTDPFSIFDARVSATQNLFSLSLIQRWRASRESLHVTEQESEAKKLDTMATVALAYMEGLKAMATIKAHESNQQIMQELLETVRQRQRGGLATGLEIARLEAQLAAERQQNSSARYELDHAKLSLINLLALPANSVVALTDEWPSTVPEVPLSQQAIEDALGQRPEVGAQYTRVRASELTYAAMTGERVPSLVAQGDYGLVGNRWNNTLDTYSMALILQIPIFDGAQREGRIAQARSQWQQEALRMKSVLNHVTMEVQDALASLTAAKEQVGIAQAGLQMATKELDLARERYVVITSASHFELTNGLSAVARARENLVNAIFQLNAARINLARSTGSPMSLN
- a CDS encoding type I secretion system permease/ATPase — protein: MSANAARVPSYPPDIGRSASFPVETDTGLICLLILARFHALPADGAQLRHQFAQSGQVLSDTDLLRAAKHLGMKAGLVKTTWNRLPGTPLPALAKRADGRYLVLAKLEGEKVLVQDPVEGRPLVFAREQFEGIWTGELLLFTKRANVRLQDLKFDFTWFIPAIVKYRKFFGEVLIASFFLQLFALVTPLFTQVIIDKVLVHKGFTTLHVLAIGMIVLAIFEALLGGLRSYLFAHTTNRIDVSLGAQLFRHVLALPLSYFEARRIGDTVARVRELEQIRQFLTSHSVTVVLDVFFTVVFLTVMWFYSPTLTLVVMASLPIYALLSVAITPAIRARLHEKFNRGAENQAFLVEAVSGIQTVKALAVEPPLMRKWEEQLAGYVQASFRATSLMTIAGQSATCVQKVTTVAVLWLGAYRVIGGDLSIGQLIAFTMLSAQVTGPLLRLVNLWQEFQQVGISIERLGDVLNTPPEPSYNPNRTTLPQVTGQVQFDEVTFRYRHDGPEVVRKLSCVIEPGRMIGIVGRSGSGKSTIAKLLQRLYVPERGRILVDGVDLAQVDPAWLRRQVGVVLQENFLFNGSVRSNIALTDPGLSMEQVIQAAKLAGAHEFILELSDGYDTVLGEHGCTLSGGQRQRIAIARALVANPRILIFDEATSALDYESEAVIQRNMAEIAKGRTVVVIAHRLSTVRPAHRIYVVERGEIVEQGSHDQLLGLGGLYARLHKYQSGEGPIEMKSKE
- a CDS encoding HlyD family type I secretion periplasmic adaptor subunit, with amino-acid sequence MVFGTLSRQWTVWKAAWQAESRQPSGIVAPSGRASEFLPAVLELQQAPPSPIGRALIWTIVSAFTAAVLWASFGWIDIVATAQGKIIPSGYSKIIQPYETGVIAAIHVQDGQVVKQGDLLIELDATLNRADQDRASHEQRAAKVEAARLRALIKGQAVFDAPADADHTYVLLQQQLLRDQLAEYQAKVAAAQHLMDQRRAAVEQTHENILRLEATVPMEVERAEAYKKLLDHEAVTKMDFLQAEGQRIDKAQELAAQKKKLVQDRAALAEAAQHYRAMVSEFQQNKQAELSVLETKTASLAQEVTKAGQKAGLQRLMSPIDGVVQQLAVHTVGGVVTPAQQLLIIVPREHPVEIEAQVENKDVGFVKEGQPVEIKVETFPFTLYGTIPGHVLTVSDDAASIEKVGLVYPTRVSMERSTIHVEGKQVNLSPGMAVTVEIKTGQRRIIEYLLSPLLKSVKESLRER